A region of [Bacteroides] pectinophilus DNA encodes the following proteins:
- a CDS encoding DUF5048 domain-containing protein, with product MNYTITSADRQLAFSRWLELSVKLLILNDDNSVFDDLTGIANAGTLNIDSSSSVRRTYSITITPSLTDYNLGTRISGWAGRTCLLRLGVRTPRQEQFTWYNQGIFLITGTNLSYDSSSDNLTINCSDLYVTLDGTINGALGAYKTVFPAYAEDSDGSVKDDRYNTIRDSLILAISTFGKIRNYLVCDIGEYRGFREHNTDYQQYRINNPRWNCLPYDLEYSSGSSISSVITDMIELYPGYDAAFDENGTFVVQPVPDCYSDPVIMDDSDINEVLISESISSDLSCVRNVCEVWGRTFDTDFYSEKCSSLDGCYNVEIDNYKTSYYTGDIISFRVDKDNTAAQKVNINGLGIVPVCDENTDNPISACACLAGNVYTFRCRRRYDTDTASFVTMLYLLGQWQPHAVNVLTDGSVIEDGYTAPDGTVLDLYSSEYFETVYNCSNVELTIVPDSPFTVQRIGERCAVMSGQEYDNITSDSLALERARYENWKNSRLTDDITITLNTIIPWLKENMKIEYTSRQYNVPSQYITKSVSLDFANGTTTVGMYTFYPLYEDNSESGTYRVLSSYSHARLSRFTHAKLALVKSR from the coding sequence ATGAATTATACAATAACATCTGCTGACAGACAGCTTGCATTTTCAAGATGGCTTGAGCTGTCAGTAAAATTACTCATACTGAATGATGATAATTCTGTCTTTGACGATCTGACCGGAATTGCCAATGCAGGAACTCTCAACATTGACAGTTCATCCTCTGTGCGGCGCACATACAGCATTACAATCACACCGTCCCTTACTGACTATAATCTCGGCACACGGATAAGCGGCTGGGCAGGCCGCACCTGCCTGCTGAGGCTTGGTGTGCGCACTCCGAGACAGGAGCAGTTCACATGGTATAATCAGGGCATTTTTCTGATTACCGGCACTAACCTGTCATATGACAGCTCATCTGATAATTTAACGATTAATTGCAGTGATCTGTATGTGACGCTCGATGGTACGATAAACGGAGCCTTAGGCGCATACAAGACGGTATTCCCCGCATATGCCGAGGATTCTGACGGCAGTGTAAAGGATGACCGGTACAACACTATCCGCGACTCCCTCATCTTAGCAATATCAACTTTCGGAAAAATACGCAATTATCTCGTATGTGACATTGGTGAGTACCGTGGATTCCGGGAACACAACACGGATTATCAGCAATATCGTATCAATAATCCACGCTGGAACTGCCTGCCGTATGACCTTGAGTACTCATCCGGTTCTTCCATAAGCTCTGTCATAACCGACATGATTGAATTATATCCGGGCTATGATGCCGCTTTTGACGAAAACGGAACATTTGTAGTACAGCCTGTTCCCGACTGCTACAGTGACCCGGTCATCATGGATGATTCCGATATAAATGAGGTTCTCATATCTGAAAGCATCTCCTCTGACCTGTCCTGTGTGCGCAATGTATGTGAGGTGTGGGGAAGAACCTTTGACACTGACTTTTATTCCGAAAAATGCTCTTCCTTGGACGGCTGCTATAACGTCGAAATAGACAACTACAAGACATCATACTACACAGGTGACATTATCTCTTTCCGTGTTGATAAGGATAATACTGCCGCGCAGAAGGTGAATATTAATGGTCTTGGCATAGTACCGGTATGTGATGAAAACACTGATAATCCAATCAGTGCATGTGCCTGCCTTGCCGGAAATGTCTATACCTTCCGTTGCAGGCGCCGCTACGATACGGATACCGCCTCATTTGTAACCATGCTGTACCTTCTCGGTCAATGGCAGCCCCATGCCGTTAATGTTTTAACAGACGGCTCTGTCATTGAGGACGGTTACACTGCTCCGGACGGAACAGTGCTTGACCTGTACAGCTCCGAATATTTTGAGACGGTCTATAATTGCAGCAATGTCGAATTGACTATAGTTCCCGATTCACCCTTCACTGTACAGCGTATCGGCGAAAGATGTGCCGTTATGTCGGGTCAGGAATATGACAATATCACCTCTGACTCTCTCGCACTTGAACGCGCTCGGTATGAGAACTGGAAAAACAGCAGGCTTACGGATGATATTACCATCACCCTTAACACAATCATCCCCTGGCTTAAGGAGAATATGAAGATAGAGTACACAAGCCGCCAATATAATGTTCCTTCACAATATATAACAAAATCCGTATCCCTCGATTTTGCCAACGGAACTACAACTGTCGGCATGTATACATTCTATCCGCTATATGAGGACAATTCAGAATCCGGAACATACAGAGTTCTCTCATCCTATTCCCATGCAAGGCTCTCCCGCTTCACACATGCGAAGCTTGCTCTTGTAAAATCACGTTAA